Within the Blastopirellula marina genome, the region GTGGCGGAGGGGCAGCCGACTACTTTGGTGCATACTGCGAAAAGCTCGAAGAAGCATTGGGAAAGAAAGACAAGGGCCAAACCAAGTTCGTCGCCGTGATGTCCCACGGCTGTAGCGGCGACATCTGGCGCGTTGATTATCGCAACGGCACAGACCAAACCTTCGATGGCTTCGTCGATGGGATGGTTGCGAAAACGCATCAGGCACTAGATGGCATTGAATACCAACGCGATACGCCAATTGCGATGGCCGAAACTCGCATGCGTTTGAACTACCGGGTGCCTGGTGCCGAACGACTAGAGTGGGCCCAAGGCGTTGTTGCCGAGATGGGCGATCGCGGCCCCAAGACACCAGCGGAAGTCTACGCCCGCGAACAGATTATTCTCGACGAACGTCAATCGACCGAGATCGTCCTGCAAGCTCTACGAATCGGCTCAATAGCGATCGCAACCACGCCCAATGAAACTTACGCATTGACCGGGCTCAAACTGAAACGCCGTAGCCCACTGCCACAGACCATGGTGATCGAGTTGGCCAACGGTGGGGATGGCTATATCCCACCTCCCGAACAGCATGTCCTGGGTGGCTACAACACCTGGGCAGCTCGATCCGCTGGCTTGGAGACAACCGCGGAACCCAAGATCGTTGAAGAAGACCTGAAGCTACTGGAAAAGGTTGCCGGCAAACCCCGCCGCGAGTCGCTTCCCCCGGATAGCAAGATGGCAGCCACGATCCAGAAGCTAAAGCCAACTCGCTACTTTCCACTACACGATATGGAAGGACCAAGTGCCCGTGATTTCTCTTTTCAGGCGAAACCCGCAGCAATCGAAGATGGTGTCGTCTTCTTTCTGGAAGGTGCCGATGGACCGGCTCTTGCAACCGCGACTGAACTGAATCGAGCCGCACATTTTGCCAACGGTCGAATCGTTGCTGATGTTCCCAATCTTGGCGAAACATACACTATCAGCCAGTGGATCTGGAATGGCCACGACCTGAAGGCCCGCCCTATCGCCGGCTGGTTCCTCTCCCATGGTGTAACGCTTGGCATAGCTGGCCAGGGAGACCACGCCGGTAAGCTAGTTCTGGAAACCTCGGATATCAAACTTGCCTATGGCAAGACGCCGATCCAACGTTGGACCTGGGCAAACGTTGTCCTGGTCCGCAAAGGGAAAGACGTCGGTGTCTATCTGAATGGACAGCTTGAAATTGAGGCCCAAGCCGACTCCATCGCTACGACCGATCATGTTTACATCGGGGGACATGCAAACAACACCAATAACTGGGAAGGCCGCCTCGACGAAGTCGCGATTTTCGATCGCGCTCTGACGATCGCAGAAATCGAATCCCTTGCGGATGACGGCCGAGCCAAACCCAGCGACACGGCCGCCGCGCTTAGCGAAGAGGACAAGACCAAAGGAGGACGCCATTGGGTCGATGAAGCGACTCCGCCCCCCAAGTCGGCCGCCGAGCAACTCACAACCTTCCAAGTCGAACCTGGCTTCCGCCTGGAGTTGGTTGCCACCGAACCTCTCGTGAAAGATCCTGTGGCAATTGCCTTCGACGCGAAGGGACGAATGTTCGTAGCGGAATATGGAGACTACCCCATCGGCCCGTCCGAAGAAGGAACAGCCCCGCTGTCGAGGATCGTCCTTCTCGAGGATACCGACAATAACGGGCAGATGGACAAACGGACCGTTTTTGCCGACAAGCTCAACTTCTGCCACAGCCTGATGCCCCTCAAGGGAGGCATCCTGGCGTGTGCTCAAACAGAGTTGATCCTGTTAAAGGATCAGGATGGCGATAACGTTGCCGACTCTCGGGAAGTGCTCTTCAGCGGCTTCCAACCAGCGCATCCGCAAATGCAAGTCGGCTGTCCACGCTGGGGCTTGGACAATCGCATTTACTTCAACTACGGAGTAGGAAAGATCGTAGGGCCCGGCCAGACGGAACCGACGACGATTGGACGTACCGAGTTCTGGATCGATCCGCTGACCTACGAATTCGGTTCCGCCAGTGGAACCGGACAGTACGGTAACACATTCACAGCCTGGGGTGATCGGCTATTCAGCACCAACCGAAATCCGATCATGGCAACGACAATGTCGACGGAGGAAGCGAACCGGAACCGCTATTCGCCTATTCATCGCGTGCAATACGACGTCGCCCCCTCTGGCGGCGATTCGAAGGTCTTTCCGTTGGTTGCCATGAAAAGTAACTGGCTTTCCCATGCCGGAACGCATACATCGGCATGTGGCACCACCGCGTATGTTGGTAATGGTTTAGGACCGGCAATGGAAAACAGTGTCCTGGCTTGCGAGCCAATCGGGCACTTGGTTACCAGAGCGATCGTGACCCGCGACGGTGCCAGGCTAACATCGCAGCGTGCCCGAGAAGACGCGGACTTTATCGCCTCGACTGATACCTGGTTCCGCCCGGCAAGCTTGGCCAACGGACCAGATGGCATGCTTTACCTGGCGGACATGTACCGACTTTGGGTCGAGCATCCCAAGTTTCTTCCGCCTGAAATCGCCGCTCAACTCGACTGGCGAGCAGGTGAAGATCGAGGGCGAATCTGGCGAGTCGTACCAGAAAAGCCGACGACTCCGTCCCACTATGTACTGCCGAAAACCACGGATGACCTCGTCGCGATGCTGGAAGATGCAAACGGTTGGCGGCGGATAACTGCACAACAGCTTCTGGTCGAAGGGCAGAACACCGATGCAACGGATGCCTTGATCGCATTGGCCACAACGTCAAACTCCCCGCTCGGTCGAGTCCACGCCCTGTGGACCTTAGAAGGGCTCAATCAACTGAATGATGAAACCATCAATAAGACTCTTCGGGATGATCACAGCGAAGTCCGAGCCGCTGCGATTCGTCTTGCAGCCCGCCATTGGCACGATAGCCCAGCAACATTGCCAAGCGTCCTCGCGATGGCAGTAGACACCTCTCCTTGGGTTCGCTTCCAGCTTGCTCTTTCGATGGGATCAACGGACGCCATCCAGAAGGCCACCGTACTCTCCACGTTAGTCTCGAGCGATGGCGACGACCCTACGTTTTCCGACGCGATCGTCGCTGCCTCGCAAGACTGTGCCGCAACGGTTCTTGTCAAAAGCGATAATGGCGACATGAATGATCTGACCTACCGCCTGGCCAAAGTAGTGGGGGCCAAGTCCAACGAAGGTGACCTAAAAGTAATCTTCAGCATGGCCTTAGAGCAAAAGGATTCAAGCCAGCAGCTCGCACTTTTCCGAGGACTAGCCGATGGGATCGCCCAAGTAAAGAAATTCGATGCTTTAGTCTCCGGCATCCCCAACGGCAAGCAGCAGCTAACCCAATTGCTTCTCACACTGGCTGAAGCGGAAAACGAATCGCCCTCAAACCGTAGCGATGCCATTGC harbors:
- a CDS encoding PVC-type heme-binding CxxCH protein, which gives rise to MRLRGCVAIALFIFLMFPLSLQAELRVGAASIDITPQSFPVLINGGFYSRQGEPKNIHARAIVADDGETRIAIVVTDSCMLPKDLVDSAKQLASQRAKIRPDHMLISATHTHTAPSSMGALGTDADPTYVPYLRIKLAEAILEAEKNLQPAQIGWGTTDANEFTALRRWILRPGQEREDPFGEKTVRASMHTAKNNLENVTGESGPEDPLLSVISFQTLEGEPIALLANFSMHYFSGGGAADYFGAYCEKLEEALGKKDKGQTKFVAVMSHGCSGDIWRVDYRNGTDQTFDGFVDGMVAKTHQALDGIEYQRDTPIAMAETRMRLNYRVPGAERLEWAQGVVAEMGDRGPKTPAEVYAREQIILDERQSTEIVLQALRIGSIAIATTPNETYALTGLKLKRRSPLPQTMVIELANGGDGYIPPPEQHVLGGYNTWAARSAGLETTAEPKIVEEDLKLLEKVAGKPRRESLPPDSKMAATIQKLKPTRYFPLHDMEGPSARDFSFQAKPAAIEDGVVFFLEGADGPALATATELNRAAHFANGRIVADVPNLGETYTISQWIWNGHDLKARPIAGWFLSHGVTLGIAGQGDHAGKLVLETSDIKLAYGKTPIQRWTWANVVLVRKGKDVGVYLNGQLEIEAQADSIATTDHVYIGGHANNTNNWEGRLDEVAIFDRALTIAEIESLADDGRAKPSDTAAALSEEDKTKGGRHWVDEATPPPKSAAEQLTTFQVEPGFRLELVATEPLVKDPVAIAFDAKGRMFVAEYGDYPIGPSEEGTAPLSRIVLLEDTDNNGQMDKRTVFADKLNFCHSLMPLKGGILACAQTELILLKDQDGDNVADSREVLFSGFQPAHPQMQVGCPRWGLDNRIYFNYGVGKIVGPGQTEPTTIGRTEFWIDPLTYEFGSASGTGQYGNTFTAWGDRLFSTNRNPIMATTMSTEEANRNRYSPIHRVQYDVAPSGGDSKVFPLVAMKSNWLSHAGTHTSACGTTAYVGNGLGPAMENSVLACEPIGHLVTRAIVTRDGARLTSQRAREDADFIASTDTWFRPASLANGPDGMLYLADMYRLWVEHPKFLPPEIAAQLDWRAGEDRGRIWRVVPEKPTTPSHYVLPKTTDDLVAMLEDANGWRRITAQQLLVEGQNTDATDALIALATTSNSPLGRVHALWTLEGLNQLNDETINKTLRDDHSEVRAAAIRLAARHWHDSPATLPSVLAMAVDTSPWVRFQLALSMGSTDAIQKATVLSTLVSSDGDDPTFSDAIVAASQDCAATVLVKSDNGDMNDLTYRLAKVVGAKSNEGDLKVIFSMALEQKDSSQQLALFRGLADGIAQVKKFDALVSGIPNGKQQLTQLLLTLAEAENESPSNRSDAIALLRLASLTEDDFFANLCSPREPSLVQQAAVTAIAGSLNDHREELLNSLWPELEPSVRQTALALLLKSTRGIEFILNGLQEGSLSSAALSLDQQTQLRQHRDESIRKRVEQLLGRGASADRVAVLKQYAPATQTIGSPLVGREVFLKQCAKCHVPDEAGQPSVGPDLADSSNRPREAILFDILNPSGKVEPKYAASQILTVNGQTYSGIVSHQSPQSIVLQMADGKTQEVARSEIELFHTSDRSLMPDGLEKEIPPEQMANLLEFLKSPLPKK